The Schizosaccharomyces pombe strain 972h- genome assembly, chromosome: I genome contains a region encoding:
- the cwf19 gene encoding protein Cwf19, with the protein MEKEKLTNRTSTHKFNETDRETNHSRRHRHHHSRHRESKHGRHDRSERPSSREAGDRSRHERFSKEPLEVKKLPVENEYFDSKFASASSMPSSKDNPQNNDFTNSLQGLDFGTFGSRIQREPIDRKSNKPGEIFVGATLQNESSTSTEHKDIEQLETEINESGINYKIGDNGSRWRMMKLKRVFDMAQDQRRPVEEVALERYGSLKEFDFALEERDELELRKRTRKVQKEVPTGELYEKRCADEFKTRKDSGNGATYYKVIPDPSVNKDTPTESDLNRLKADLLRAQLKKDPNYESLEREYQKACDDFENSLHPSENSNSQATIPSKKRNFDDPTIDEMVQEEKLLNKQRKYGQNYEYAKQIAKDKTYSNNLDYLDENAGKLSNRMKRGDVSLAQISSGGDLKKINHVLDTCPLCLNYETQPLAPVISLSHRAYVSLPTQPELAKYHCLIVPTGHRINTLSCDEDEWDEIRNFMKCIALMFDSMNLGVIFYENAPSPQRYMHTAIECIPVSKRILSLAPAYFREALSTSDEEWSQHRKIIDTLEGSKKYGKWAFRKMMVKELGYFHVWFSIDGGYGHVVEDEKAWGRHDQVPRQVFASMLNLPPEVIRRKGSWTGKKDPREDMFRSRFEKFDWTKGLID; encoded by the exons atggaaaaggaaaagcTTACAAATAGGACCAGTACTCACAAATTCAATGAAACTGACAGAGAAACAAATCACTCTAGAAGGCATCGTCACCACCACTCTAGGCATCGTGAGAGCAAGCATGGACGACATGATCGCAGTGAAAGGCCAAGCTCTAGAGAAGCAGGTGACCGAAGTAGGCATGAAAGATTTAGTAAAGAGCCATTGGAGGTAAAGAAACTTCCtgttgaaaatgaatactTTGACTCCAAATTCGCTTCTGCTTCTTCCATGCCATCCTCCAAAGACAATCCACAGAATAATGACTTTACTAATTCATTGCAAGGTTTGGATTTTGGTACGTTCGGTTCGCGTATACAAAGAGAACCTATTGACCGAAAGTCCAATAAGCCTGgtgaaatttttgttgGTGCAACATTACAGAATGAGAGTTCGACGAGTACAGAACATAAAGATATAGAACAGCTTGAAACCGAAATTAATGAGTCAGGAATTAATTACAAAATTGGTGATAATGGCTCTCGATGGCGTATGATGAAGCTCAAACGCGTATTTGACATGGCTCAAGACCAACGACGCCCCGTTGAAGAAGTAGCTCTGGAACGTTATGGTTCattgaaagaatttgattttgCCTTGGAAGAAAGAGATGAGTTAGAGCTTCGAAAACGAACTCGAAAAGTTCAGAAAGAAGTTCCTACTGGCGAATTATATGAAAAACGATGTGCTGATGAATTTAAGACTAGAAAAGATTCTGGTAATGGCGCTACATACTACAAAGTAATACCTGACCCTTCTGTAAATAAAGATACTCCCACTGAAAGCGATTTGAATAGATTAAAAGCTGATTTGTTACGTGCTCAACTTAAAAAGGATCCTAACTATGAGTCTTTAGAAAGGGAATATCAGAAAGCTTGTGATGACTTCGAAAACTCTTTACACCCTTCGGAAAATTCTAATTCGCAAGCAACCATAccatcaaaaaaaagaaacttcGACGATCCTACTATTGATGAGATGGTAcaggaagaaaaattgttgaataaACAACGGAAATACGGCCAGAATTATGAATACGCAAAGCAGATTGCAAAGGATAAAACTTATTCTAACAATCTGGATTATTTGGACGAAAATGCAGGGAAACTTTCTAATCGAATGAAGCGCGGAGACGTCAGTCTAGCTCAAATTAGTAGTGGTGGGgatcttaaaaaaattaatcatGTTTTGGACACTTGTCCTCTTTGCCTAAATTATGAAACACAACCTTTGGCACCAGTAATATCTTTAAGTCATCGTGCTTATGTTTCTTTACCAACTCAACCCGAATTAGCTAAATATCATTGTTTAATTGTTCCTACAGGACATCGGATAAATACCCTCAGCTGTGATGAGGATGAATGGGATGAAATCAGA aattttatgaaatgcATCGCCCTAATGTTTGATTCCATGAATCTTggtgttattttttatgaaaacgCGCCTTCACCACAAAGATATATGCACACAGCTATTGAGTGTATTCCAGTCTCTAAAAGGATCCTCTCACTTGCACCTGCTTACTTCCGTGAAGCTTTGTCTACTTCTGACGAGGAGTGGTCTCAACATcgaaaaattattgataCATTAGAAGGTTCGAAGAAGTATGGAAAATGGGCTTTTCGAAAAATGATGGTTAAGG AATTGGGTTATTTTCATGTTTGGTTCAGTATTGATGGTGGCTACGGGCATGTCGTGGAAGACGAGAAGGCATGGGGGAGGCACGATCAAGTTCCTAGGCAGGTATTTGCCAGTATGCTAAACCTTCCTCCTGAAGTAATCAGAAGGAAAGGTTCTTGGACAGGTAAAAAAGATCCACGCGAAGATATGTTTCGCAGtcgttttgaaaaattcgaTTGGACCAAGGGATTAATTGATTAG
- the rad52 gene encoding DNA recombination mediator Rad52 (previously Rad22) yields the protein MSFEQKQHVASEDQGHFNTAYSHEEFNFLQSSLTRKLGPEYVSRRSGPGGFSVSYIESWKAIELANEIFGFNGWSSSIRSINVDFMDENKENGRISLGLSVIVRVTIKDGAYHEDIGYGSIDNCRGKASAFEKCKKEGTTDALKRALRNFGNSLGNCMYDKYYLREVGKMKPPTYHFDSGDLFRKTDPAARESFIKKQKTLNSTRTVNNQPLVNKGEQLAPRRAAELNDEQTREIEMYADEELDNIFVEDDIIAHLAVAEDTAHPAANNHHSEKAGTQINNKDKGSHNSAKPVQRSHTYPVAVPQNTSDSVGNAVTDTSPKTLFDPLKPNTGTPSPKFISARAAAAAEGVVSAPFTNNFNPRLDSPSIRKTSIIDHSKSLPVQRASVLPIIKQSSQTSPVSNNSMIRDSESIINERKENIGLIGVKRSLHDSTTSHNKSDLMRTNSDPQSAMRSRENYDATVDKKAKKG from the coding sequence ATGTCTTTTGAGCAAAAACAGCATGTAGCATCAGAAGACCAGGGCCATTTTAACACAGCGTATTCTCATGAAGAGTTTAACTTTCTTCAAAGCTCCCTAACTCGAAAGCTTGGACCTGAGTACGTTTCAAGAAGGTCAGGTCCTGGGGGTTTTTCAGTCAGTTATATTGAGTCTTGGAAAGCAATTGAGCTTGCGAAcgaaatttttggatttaaTGGGTGGTCTTCGTCGATACGCAGCATTAATGTTGACTTTATGGACgaaaataaggaaaatgGACGTATCAGTCTTGGCTTGAGCGTGATTGTTCGCGTGACAATCAAAGATGGTGCCTATCATGAAGATATTGGATACGGTTCTATTGATAATTGCCGTGGAAAGGCTTCAGCGTTTGAGAAATGCAAGAAAGAGGGCACTACAGATGCCTTAAAACGCGCTCTAcgaaattttggaaacagTTTAGGAAATTGCATGTATGACAAATACTATCTTAGAGAAGTTGGAAAAATGAAACCACCCACTTATCACTTTGATAGCGGTGACTTGTTCCGTAAAACAGATCCTGCAGCGAGAGAgtctttcataaaaaaacagaaaacattaaatagCACGAGGACTGTTAACAATCAACCTCTGGTTAACAAGGGAGAACAATTAGCTCCTCGTAGAGCTGCAGAATTAAATGACGAACAGACAagagaaattgaaatgtATGCAGACGAAGAGCTAgacaatatttttgtagAGGATGATATAATTGCTCATTTAGCAGTAGCAGAGGACACAGCCCATCCTGCTGCTAATAACCACCATTCTGAAAAAGCTGGCactcaaataaataacaaagATAAAGGTTCACACAATTCAGCTAAACCAGTGCAGAGAAGCCACACCTATCCTGTCGCTGTTCCACAAAATACCAGTGATTCCGTTGGCAATGCTGTGACTGACACTTCCCCAAAAACGCTTTTCGACCCACTTAAGCCAAATACTGGTACACCTTCTCCAAAGTTTATTAGTGCACGGGCCGCAGCCGCAGCCGAAGGAGTTGTTTCAGCTCCCTTCACGAACAACTTTAATCCTCGTCTCGACAGCCCTTCTATTAGGAAAACCTCAATAATCGATCATTCTAAATCATTACCTGTACAGAGGGCATCGGTTTTACCTATAATTAAGCAATCTAGCCAAACAAGCCCGGTTTCTAACAACTCTATGATACGTGACTCTGAATCGATTATTaacgaaagaaaagaaaacattgGACTTATTGGAGTTAAGCGTTCTTTACATGACTCAACGACTTCTCATAATAAAAGTGATCTTATGAGAACAAATTCTGATCCTCAGTCGGCAATGAGGTCGCGAGAAAACTACGATGCTACGGTGGATAAGAAAGCcaaaaaaggataa
- the aps3 gene encoding AP-3 adaptor complex subunit Aps3: MIYAVFIFNNKGKPRLTKFYTPIDESIQQKLIGDIYAAVSTRPPTACNFLESNLIAGKNRIIYRQYATLYFVFVVDEGESELGILDLIQVFVEALDRCFNNVCELDLVFKFQEIHAILAEVVSGGLVLETNLNEIVLAAQNQMPKTKRSNAMPFSNTLSSFATRF; the protein is encoded by the exons ATGATTTACGctgtttttatatttaacaATAAAGGGAAACCTCGTCTCACAAAGTTTTACACTCCAATTGATGAATCCATTCAACAAAAGTTAATAGGAGATATATATGCAGCTGTATCCACTAGGCCCCCAACCGcttgtaattttttggaaagtAATTTAATTGCAGgtaaaaatagaataatTTATCGCCAGTACGCTACTCTCTACTTCGTTTTTGTAGTAGATGAAGGTGAAAGTGAACTAGGAATTCTCGATCTCATTCAA GTATTTGTTGAAGCATTAGATCGATGCTTTAATAATGTTTGCGAGCTTGATTTG gtttttaaattccaaGAAATACATGCTATTCTTGCTGAGGTAGTATCTGGTGGTCTTGTCTTAGAGACAAATCTgaatgaaattgttttggCAGCTCAGAATCAAATGCCAAAAACCAAACGGTCCAATGCAATGCCATTCAGCAATACATTAAGTTCTTTTGCTACTAGGTTCTAG
- the izh3 gene encoding hemolysin-III family protein: protein MSTVKTFSSTETEGFKKRLLSRRHSSYQVRDEEDDVLEEFIVLKLDLFLTRLNHRMKRLEELGLPNRKDAAAATYQFLANLQASFLGTTILGKTQVSFILRRIEETYNDVLSACDTFPAKAQKALTFLEHHLRDLEDYAEKSKNNVETLMTDIKDVVEHAAKLGAQRLITLEELPVQWHNNPYIIRGYRFYTSKRKCFRSILSWHNETFNIWTHLSAFIVFFAVLAYFYPSSSSWVSSNVSNRIVRIFFLLSAMKCLGCSVIWHTFSSLSNYKHMRCAACMDYVGISALIAASIISVEYHAFVCQGPLRFIFIAFTGTLGLIGIYTPWKKWFNEYKYRSVKIFFFVGLACSGLIPMITMFYIKGTRRTVKYLDPVFKSIFSYIIGVLFYGLHIPERFLPGKFDIIGNSHQIWHIAIIVGVAFHYTGVKRFETDYEAFSCGVL, encoded by the coding sequence ATGTCGACCGTCAAAACGTTCTCTTCGACGGAAACCGAAGGGTTTAAAAAGCGATTGCTTAGTCGCAGACATTCATCCTACCAAGTGAGAGATGAGGAAGATGATGTTTTAGaagaatttattgttttaaagcttGACCTTTTTTTGACACGCCTTAATCATCGGATGAAAAGGCTTGAAGAGTTGGGTTTGCCAAACCGGAAAGATGCGGCTGCTGCAACTTACCAGTTCTTGGCAAATCTTCAAGCTTCCTTTCTTGGAACTACCATCCTAGGAAAGACCCAGGTTTCGTTTATCCTTCGTCGAATCGAAGAAACATACAATGATGTTTTAAGTGCCTGTGATACGTTTCCCGCCAAAGCGCAAAAGGCCTTGACGTTCTTAGAGCATCATCTACGTGATTTAGAGGATTATGCTGAGAAATCCAAAAACAATGTGGAGACTTTGATGACCGACATCAAAGACGTTGTTGAGCACGCCGCCAAATTGGGCGCACAACGATTAATCACACTAGAAGAATTGCCAGTTCAGTGGCATAACAATCCCTATATCATTAGAGGATATCGTTTTTACACGAGTAAACGAAAATGCTTTCGATCCATCCTTTCTTGGCACAATGAAACTTTCAATATATGGACACATCTTTCTGCTTTTATTGTGTTTTTCGCCGTCTTAGCCTACTTTTATCCTTCTTCCTCATCCTGGGTTTCTTCTAACGTCTCCAATCGTATAGTCCGTATTTTCTTCTTACTTTCTGCAATGAAGTGTTTGGGATGTTCGGTTATTTGGCATACATTTTCAAGTCTTTCTAACTACAAGCACATGCGTTGTGCTGCTTGCATGGATTATGTTGGCATTTCGGCACTGATAGCTGCTTCTATTATATCTGTCGAATACCATGCATTCGTATGCCAAGGTCCGTTAAGATTTATATTTATCGCTTTCACCGGTACCCTGGGCCTCATTGGTATTTATACCCCTTGGAAAAAGTGGTTTAATGAGTACAAATATCGTTCTGTTAAgatcttcttctttgtgGGGCTAGCCTGTAGTGGTTTAATACCCATGATAACAATGTTTTACATTAAGGGCACTCGGCGCACGGTTAAGTATTTGGATCCAGTTTTCAAATCCATTTTCAGTTACATCATTGGAGTGCTTTTTTACGGGTTGCACATACCAGAAAGATTTCTTCCTGGAAAATTCGATATCATTGGCAATAGTCACCAAATATGGCATATAGCTATCATTGTTGGTGTAGCTTTTCATTATACCGGAGTCAAACGCTTTGAAACAGATTATGAGGCATTTTCATGCGGCGTGCTGTAA
- the rpl3802 gene encoding 60S ribosomal protein eL38, translating to MPRQVTDIKLFLQLAHRGDATSARVKKNQNKAVKFKLRCSRYLYTLVVADAKKAEKLRQSLPPALTVTEVGKKA from the exons ATG CCTCGTCAGGTTACCGATATCAAGCTCTTTTTACAGCTTGCCCATAGAGGCGATGCAACCTCTGCTCGCGTGAAGAAGAACCAAAACAAAGCTGTTAAGTTCAAGCTTCGTTGCTCCAGATATCTTTACACTTTGGTTGTTGCTGATGCAAAGAAAGCCGAGAAGCTTCGTCAATCACTTCCTCCTG CTCTTACTGTTACCGAGGTTGGTAAGAAAGCTTAG
- the hfl1 gene encoding transporter Hfl1: MDNEIVALCGFFVAIALVLSCISIITHLKNYKKPVLQRSVVRILMMIVIYSSVSFLSVYNEKIGSIFEPFREIYEAFALYCFFCLLIDYLGGERAAVISLHGHLPRPRLWPLNYLQDDIDLSDPYTFLSIKRGILQYTWLKPFLVIAVLLTKVTGVYDREDQPVYASADLWIGLVYNISITLSLYSLTTFWVCLHEELAPFRPFPKFLSVKAIIFASYWQQTVLSITNWLGLLNGTGWIYSLLNQNVLMCLEMPFFALSHWYAFRIEDYDTPTWLSCARLPLLKAFKDVIGLKDVWCDSLQTLHGDRYVYQNFEPGENLIPSRNDGRINRTSHGLRYSQGGQSKYWISRYDQSRVRLINNSQNSPQSNKSYFSIPGMSTSHFENGLQFEIDDEMEPLYNQAKQMRYGDYNYPVLLVNNTHASSSYT, translated from the exons ATGGACAACGAAATAGTCGCATTATGCGGCTTCTTCGTAGCCATTGCTTTAGTGCTATCATGTATTTCTATCATTActcatttgaaaaattacaaaaaaccAGTCTTACAGCGTTCTGTGGTGCGAATTTTGATGAT GATTGTAATTTACTCTTCTGTATCGTTTTTATCGGTatacaatgaaaaaattggaagTATTTTCGAACCGTTTCGTGAAATTTACGAG GCATTCGCTTTGTATTGCTTTTTCTGTTTATTAATTGATTATCTTGGCGGAGAACGGGCTGCAGTTATTAGTTTGCATGGACATCTGCCTCGTCCTAGGTTATGGCCCTTGAATTATTTGCAAGATGATATTGACCTAAGTGATCCTTACACCTTCCTTTCTATAAAACGTGGGATTTTACAATACACTTGGCTTAAACCATTTCTGGTGATTGCCGTGCTGTTAACAAAAGTCACCGGAGTCTACGACAGAGAAGATCAACCTGTTTATGCTTCTGCAGACCTTTGGATAGGTCTTGTTTATAACATTTCAATTACGCTTTCTTTATATTCACTAACAACTTTTTGGGTTTGCTTGCATGAAGAGCTCGCTCCTTTTCGCCCTTTCCCAAAATTCCTTTCCGTTAAAGCTATTATATTTGCCTCTTACTGGCAGCAAACCGTTCTTTCCATTACAAACTGGCTGGGACTTTTAAATGGAACAGGCTGGATTTACTCCTTACTAAATCAGAACGTTCTCATGTGTTTAGAAATGCCCTTTTTTGCCCTCTCACATTGGTACGCTTTTCGAATCGAGGATTACGATACACCCACATGGCTGTCTTGTGCAAGACTACCGCTCCTTAAAGCCTTTAAAGACGTAATCGGGTTGAAAGACGTCTGGTGCGATAGTTTGCAAACTCTACATGGAGATCGTTATgtatatcaaaattttgagcCTGGGGAGAACTTAATACCTTCAAGAAACGATGGAAGGATTAATAGAACAAGTCATGGTCTTCGGTACAGTCAGGGAGGTCAATCGAAATACTGGATTTCTCGATATGATCAATCTCGAGTGCGTCTCATTAACAATAGTCAAAACTCTCCACAATCAAATAAGTCCTACTTTTCTATCCCAGGGATGTCAACTTCACATTTCGAAAATGGGCTCCAATTTGAAATAGACGATGAAATGGAACCATTATACAATCAAGCGAAACAGATGCGTTATGGTGATTATAATTATCCAGTTCTTCTAGTGAACAATACTCATGCATCTTCTTCATATACATAA
- the phf2 gene encoding Lsd1/2 complex PHD finger domain-containing protein Phf2: protein MPNSSYYDDDGGSFEAASYPFQFDGSRRFPNDLHPTMFEGEESNQNGGSVLIDQAFQDIQNPNVNSNMHLENQFQHFHEPNKESGAFGSYKNDDVAKEIESSKNQETDAKSEQAPFTEDASSSNYAHHRSADSQTKSALPPNVPASSSPLPPMSIAMNIARKRSWPASLAIERDNTADALFSTEDGREEQFNLEGVKTKSGRKVHRPNHFDPLVKLPTRRRGPGRRPVVALAMKCSVCQRLQSPPKNRIVFCDGCNTPFHQLCHEPYISDELLDSPNGEWFCDDCIRRKKQAPLVTGTTARELNLSSEEKKSYLLSLPISQLVDILLFCEQLHPDIPFYSPKTSTIVQELQSKRSAFTATMNEPVTGDQYLSLNNGTESQSKTTKHSTSLPSTEPVEVDKQYMESEKIPTIDEYLQEYSNEDEIVLQVLESFPAAVSFSTITNTIQAKYSNRKIKNSNITRSLNRLVRKNRVLRDARGSSYELNRTFDADRPSVRPDISITGPIPIDWMLYTPHTEDLTENFCTYYMFDETPIVLSSI, encoded by the exons ATGCCGAATTCATCGTACTATGACGACGATGGCGGTTCTTTTGAAGCGGCATCATATCCTTTTCAATTCGACGGTAGTCGTCGATTTCCCAATGATTTGCATCCAACGATGTTTGAGGGGGAGGAATCTAATCAAAATGGAGGCTCTGTGCTAATAGATCAAGCCTTTCAGGATATACAAAATCCTAACGTGAATTCAAACATGCATTTGGAAAATCAGTTCCAACACTTTCACGAGCCAAACAAGGAGTCAGGTGCTTTCGGTTCGTACAAAAATGATGATGTTGCTAAAGAAATAGAATCTAGTAAAAATCAGGAAACCGATGCAAAAAGCGAACAGGCACCTTTCACTGAAGACGCATCTTCATCTAATTATGCGCATCATAGAAGTGCTGATTCCCAAACAAAATCTGCGTTACCCCCAAATGTTCCTGCAAGTTCATCGCCATTACCTCCTATGTCAATTGCTATGAACATTGCTCGGAAAAGATCATGGCCTGCCAGTTTGGCTATTGAACGTGACAACACCGCTGACGCCCTCTTTTCTACTGAAGATGGTAGGGAAGAGCAATTTAATTTGGAAGGtgtcaaaacaaaatcaggAAGAAAAGTGCATCGCCCTAATCATTTCGATCCCCTTGTAAAATTACCTACTAGACGACGTGGCCCAGGTCGTCGACCTGTGGTCGCATTAGCTATGAAATGTTCGGTTTGTCAACGACTTCAATCTCCACCAAAAAATCGCATCGTTTTCTGTGATGGTTGTAACACTCCATTCCATCAACTTTGTCATGAACCCTATATTTCTGATGAACTTTTAGATTCCCCCAATGGAGAATGGTTTTGTGATGATTGCATTAGGAGAAAAAAGCAAGCGCCTCTCGTAACTGGAACTACGGCACGAGAACTAAATCTGTCTTCGGAAGAGAAAAAGTCTTATCTTTTAAGTCTTCCGATCTCCCAACTGGTTGACATCCTATTATTCTGTGAGCAATTACATCCCGACATCCCGTTCTATAGTCCTAAAACTTCCACTATTGTCCAAGAGCTCCAAAGCAAAAGGTCTGCCTTTACAGCTACTATGAATGAACCTGTAACGGGAGATCAGTATCTAAGTCTAAATAATGGAACAGAATCACAATCGAAAACAACCAAGCATTCGACGTCCTTACCTTCGACCGAACCAGTTGAAGTGGATAAGCAATACATGGAGAGTGAAAAAATTCCTACCATAGATGAATACTTACAAGAATATAGcaatgaagatgaaatagTTTTACAAGTTTTAGAATCTTTCCCTGCTGctgtttctttttctacTATCACTAACACTATTCAAGC TAAATACTCgaatagaaaaattaaaaattcgaaCATAACTCGAAGCTTAAACAGACTGGTCCGTAAAAACCGTGTTTTACGTGATGCGAGGGGTAGCAGCTATGAACTGAACAGAACGTTTGATGCCGATCGACCATCAGTGCGCCCTGACATATCTATAACCGGCCCCATTCCTATCGATTGGATGCTGTATACGCCTCACACAGAGGATTTAACCGAAAACTTTTGTACTTATTATATGTTCGACGAAACTCCAATTGTTCTTAGTAGTATTTAA
- the nth1 gene encoding DNA endonuclease III — MSKDYGTPPENWREVYDEICKMKAKVVAPVDVQGCHTLGERNDPKKFRFQTLVALMLSSQTKDIVLGPTMRNLKEKLAGGLCLEDIQNIDEVSLNKLIEKVGFHNRKTIYLKQMARILSEKFQGDIPDTVEDLMTLPGVGPKMGYLCMSIAWNKTVGIGVDVHVHRICNLLHWCNTKTEEQTRAALQSWLPKELWFELNHTLVGFGQTICLPRGRRCDMCTLSSKGLCPSAFKEKSGITITKRKVKTIKRVKKRPASESPPLSPLSLPTDDLYYQSIEDKSLIKLEDLDPVDSISHMNEPLKKEPAADIDVDQKPPVAFHSTTKETRSLRRSKRVAKKSSQYFSQQSLQDIEDLV, encoded by the coding sequence ATGAGTAAAGACTACGGAACTCCTCCTGAGAACTGGAGGGAGGTTTACGAtgaaatttgtaaaatgaAAGCCAAGGTCGTAGCGCCTGTAGACGTTCAGGGTTGTCATACATTAGGAGAACGTAAtgatccaaaaaaatttcgattTCAAACACTGGTGGCATTGATGCTTTCTAGCCAAACAAAAGATATAGTACTGGGTCCTACCATGCGAAacttaaaagaaaaattagcTGGAGGACTTTGTTTAGAAGATATCCAAAATATTGATGAAGTTTCTCTAAATAAACTAATCGAGAAAGTTGGTTTTCATAACCGAAAAACcatttatttgaaacaaaTGGCACGTATTTTATCAGAAAAGTTCCAAGGAGATATTCCGGACACCGTAGAAGACCTAATGACTCTCCCAGGTGTGGGGCCTAAAATGGGATATCTATGTATGAGTATTGCATGGAATAAAACTGTTGGAATTGGAGTAGATGTTCACGTACATCGTATATGTAATCTTCTTCATTGGTGTAATACGAAAACTGAAGAACAGACTAGAGCTGCTTTGCAAAGCTGGCTGCCTAAGGAATTATGGTTTGAGCTGAACCATACACTTGTCGGTTTTGGGCAAACAATCTGTTTACCAAGAGGAAGGCGCTGTGATATGTGTACTTTATCTTCTAAGGGCTTGTGTCCTAGCGcctttaaagaaaaaagtggCATCACAATAACTAAGAGAAAAGTCAAAACGATTAAAAGAGTCAAAAAAAGACCTGCTTCTGAGTCACCTCCTCTATCTCCACTCTCCCTTCCTACAGATGATTTGTATTACCAAAGCATCGAAGATAAATCACTTATAAAACTTGAGGACTTGGACCCTGTTGATAGTATATCACACATGAATGaacctttgaaaaaagaaccaGCCGCTGATATTGATGTAGATCAGAAGCCACCTGTCGCATTCCATTCAACTACAAAAGAAACTAGGTCACTGCGCAGGTCAAAGCGAgttgcaaaaaaatcatccCAGTATTTCTCCCAACAAAGTTTACAAGATATTGAAGATCTggtttaa